In Dioscorea cayenensis subsp. rotundata cultivar TDr96_F1 chromosome 9, TDr96_F1_v2_PseudoChromosome.rev07_lg8_w22 25.fasta, whole genome shotgun sequence, a genomic segment contains:
- the LOC120269480 gene encoding tRNA-specific adenosine deaminase TAD2-like isoform X2, whose protein sequence is MAFEETLISVSNNAFMELALEQARIALDNLEVPVGCVIVEDGNVIASGRNRTTETRNATRHAEMDAIDSLLRKWQKIGLDQLQVAEKFSKCDIHVTCEPCIMCASALFILGIRNVYYGCGNDKFGGCGSILSLHENDPENLSRGTTSNRKGFKCIGGIMAEEAIALFRSFYEQGNPNDILFKSILRESVWKSVFNNLD, encoded by the exons ATGGCATTTGAGGAGACATTGATTTCAGTCTCTAACAATGCATTTATGGAGCTTGCTCTTGAACAG GCAAGAATTGCTTTGGACAACCTTGAAGTCCCTGTTGG GTGCGTAATTGTTGAGGATGGCAATGTTATAGCATCAGGGAGGAATCGAACCACTGAAACACGAAAT GCTACCAGACATGCGGAAATGGATGCCATTGATTCTTTACTTCGAAAGTGGCAGAAGATTGGGCTTGACCAATTGCAAGTAGCTGAAAAATTTTCCAAATGTGATATTCATGTTACATGTGAACCTTGCATAATGTGTGCTAGTGCCTTGTTCATTCTTG GAATAAGGAATGTTTACTATGGCTGTGGAAATGATAAATTTGGAGGATGTGGATCTATACTATCATTACATGAAAATGATCCTGAGAACTTGTCCAG AGGTACTACTTCGAATAGGAAAGGTTTCAAATGTATTGGAGGAATCATGGCAGAAGAAGCCATTGCTCTTTTCCGAAGTTTCTATGAGCAGGGAAATCCTAATG ACATACTGTTCAAGTCCATTCTCAGGGAGTCTGTCTGGAAGTCTGTCTTCAACAACttggattaa
- the LOC120269480 gene encoding tRNA-specific adenosine deaminase TAD2-like isoform X1, which produces MLDMAFEETLISVSNNAFMELALEQARIALDNLEVPVGCVIVEDGNVIASGRNRTTETRNATRHAEMDAIDSLLRKWQKIGLDQLQVAEKFSKCDIHVTCEPCIMCASALFILGIRNVYYGCGNDKFGGCGSILSLHENDPENLSRGTTSNRKGFKCIGGIMAEEAIALFRSFYEQGNPNDILFKSILRESVWKSVFNNLD; this is translated from the exons ATGCTCGAT ATGGCATTTGAGGAGACATTGATTTCAGTCTCTAACAATGCATTTATGGAGCTTGCTCTTGAACAG GCAAGAATTGCTTTGGACAACCTTGAAGTCCCTGTTGG GTGCGTAATTGTTGAGGATGGCAATGTTATAGCATCAGGGAGGAATCGAACCACTGAAACACGAAAT GCTACCAGACATGCGGAAATGGATGCCATTGATTCTTTACTTCGAAAGTGGCAGAAGATTGGGCTTGACCAATTGCAAGTAGCTGAAAAATTTTCCAAATGTGATATTCATGTTACATGTGAACCTTGCATAATGTGTGCTAGTGCCTTGTTCATTCTTG GAATAAGGAATGTTTACTATGGCTGTGGAAATGATAAATTTGGAGGATGTGGATCTATACTATCATTACATGAAAATGATCCTGAGAACTTGTCCAG AGGTACTACTTCGAATAGGAAAGGTTTCAAATGTATTGGAGGAATCATGGCAGAAGAAGCCATTGCTCTTTTCCGAAGTTTCTATGAGCAGGGAAATCCTAATG ACATACTGTTCAAGTCCATTCTCAGGGAGTCTGTCTGGAAGTCTGTCTTCAACAACttggattaa
- the LOC120269480 gene encoding tRNA-specific adenosine deaminase TAD2-like isoform X4, translating to MLDMAFEETLISVSNNAFMELALEQARIALDNLEVPVGCVIVEDGNVIASGRNRTTETRNATRHAEMDAIDSLLRKWQKIGLDQLQVAEKFSKCDIHVTCEPCIMCASALFILGIRNVYYGCGNDKFGGCGSILSLHENDPENLSRGTTSNRKGFKCIGGIMAEEAIALFRSFYEQGNPNVLFSA from the exons ATGCTCGAT ATGGCATTTGAGGAGACATTGATTTCAGTCTCTAACAATGCATTTATGGAGCTTGCTCTTGAACAG GCAAGAATTGCTTTGGACAACCTTGAAGTCCCTGTTGG GTGCGTAATTGTTGAGGATGGCAATGTTATAGCATCAGGGAGGAATCGAACCACTGAAACACGAAAT GCTACCAGACATGCGGAAATGGATGCCATTGATTCTTTACTTCGAAAGTGGCAGAAGATTGGGCTTGACCAATTGCAAGTAGCTGAAAAATTTTCCAAATGTGATATTCATGTTACATGTGAACCTTGCATAATGTGTGCTAGTGCCTTGTTCATTCTTG GAATAAGGAATGTTTACTATGGCTGTGGAAATGATAAATTTGGAGGATGTGGATCTATACTATCATTACATGAAAATGATCCTGAGAACTTGTCCAG AGGTACTACTTCGAATAGGAAAGGTTTCAAATGTATTGGAGGAATCATGGCAGAAGAAGCCATTGCTCTTTTCCGAAGTTTCTATGAGCAGGGAAATCCTAATG TTTTATTTAGTGCCTGA
- the LOC120269480 gene encoding tRNA-specific adenosine deaminase TAD2-like isoform X3, with product MLDMAFEETLISVSNNAFMELALEQARIALDNLEVPVGCVIVEDGNVIASGRNRTTETRNATRHAEMDAIDSLLRKWQKIGLDQLQVAEKFSKCDIHVTCEPCIMCASALFILGIRNVYYGCGNDKFGGCGSILSLHENDPENLSRGTTSNRKGFKCIGGIMAEEAIALFRSFYEQGNPNAPKPHRPVRITQ from the exons ATGCTCGAT ATGGCATTTGAGGAGACATTGATTTCAGTCTCTAACAATGCATTTATGGAGCTTGCTCTTGAACAG GCAAGAATTGCTTTGGACAACCTTGAAGTCCCTGTTGG GTGCGTAATTGTTGAGGATGGCAATGTTATAGCATCAGGGAGGAATCGAACCACTGAAACACGAAAT GCTACCAGACATGCGGAAATGGATGCCATTGATTCTTTACTTCGAAAGTGGCAGAAGATTGGGCTTGACCAATTGCAAGTAGCTGAAAAATTTTCCAAATGTGATATTCATGTTACATGTGAACCTTGCATAATGTGTGCTAGTGCCTTGTTCATTCTTG GAATAAGGAATGTTTACTATGGCTGTGGAAATGATAAATTTGGAGGATGTGGATCTATACTATCATTACATGAAAATGATCCTGAGAACTTGTCCAG AGGTACTACTTCGAATAGGAAAGGTTTCAAATGTATTGGAGGAATCATGGCAGAAGAAGCCATTGCTCTTTTCCGAAGTTTCTATGAGCAGGGAAATCCTAATG CTCCAAAACCTCACAGGCCAGTCCGAATCACCCAGTGA